The genomic DNA AAAGTGTATAAACAGTGCTGTCTGCGGAGAGCTGTGTCCGCCGACGATAGCCAGGAGATCTGCAGCTGCATCGATGTACCACGAAGACACGGTGACGGACAGCTGAGAAATCTGTTCCCTGTGAACAATGATCTTTCCAATCCCGAACAGCATCTCAACACCGCCGGTGTGCACGGAAAGATTCGGTGTGGGCTTTATGAGTTGACGGATATGGCAGCAGAAGCCAAATTTGCCTCATGCCGCAACAGAGGGACGAGTCTTACTCTTGGGAAAGCCAAGCGAGAAGGCCGCTACAATCGCCCTCGTCGGGTCAACAACATCAGTGGTGAGAATCCAGAGGGAAAGTTCAAGACAACCGAGTTTGGAGCGTCATTTGGAACGACCACCAAAGGGACCGAGGACATCCCCTTTTACCTCAATGATATTGTCAATGACTATCCTTATGGAAATGTGCACATGGCGTTGAGAATTGGCCCGCTTGTGATTGAGAATGGAGTCAGCAAGTGAGTTACTTAGGGGCTCGTGCTTGGAATGCACCGCTAACAGTTGGCAGAACACACGGAGgcgtcctcatcaccagtcGGGATCCGCCAAACCTCCATGCTCTCCGAGACCCTTCTGAGGACATCCGGCACTCGCTCTTGGTCACTGGACAAGCAGACAGAACCCTCTATTCGCAGCAACGTCCCCGAGCTCCCAAGAGATACAAGGCAATGCTTAAACAAGTTGCTGGCGGTGTCTTTTGCGGGTTTTTTGAGCAAGAGGCAGAGGAACAAATCATTGACACACTGATGAAGGAGAGCCTTCGGCTTGTCGACAACGGAATCAGCGTGACAGAGAAGAACACCTTGATGGATTCAGCTGTCAACCGGTTGATGGCGCTGCTCAAACCCTACCTGGGACCCCGGATCGAGGTCTACATTGACAGCATCGTTGCCAAATTGCTGGACCCAAACGTGAATCTTCGATGGAGCTTCTCAAACAACAACTGTCAGACCTTTGTCGACAACATTATTGACCGGTCGCTCTTTGGTTCGCTGTTTGCTCCGCATGGACCTAGCAACGTGGAGCAAGAATCAGCCAACATGCCATACCCCCTGTACCTCATGAGCTTTGTCTGCCGACCTGGAGCCTACGTGCCGCAACGCGCTCGCTCCAAGTACGATGTACCCAACGGCTTGACAGAGGAATATCTCCTCAAGTTTCGGTACGGACGCCATGAAGAGTCCGACATTGCCGATGCTCTCTCAGAATACTGGTATGACTGGGGTGCTTTTGATGGGCCATTGTACCCCTACCAGGATCTGTTCCCTTGGGACTGCACGGAAGCCTTCAACCGGTATCCTGTGACATGTGGTTCGGAGTGCAACATCTCCAAACACGTCTGGGCGTTCCCTTTCGACTCCTGGtctctcatcaccctccatcTATCCCGACCGAGAAACATGTATCCTCACAATGGATTCCCGGCCGACGACTTGGGAACTCCATCCTTGCTGCACAATCCTTTGTCTAATTTGACAAAACTTGGGTCCGCTACCATGTCGGACAACTCCTGGTTCAAAAACAGACTTGCCATACTTCTCGCCCAAGATACCCTGCTCTCTGCTGCAGCGGCAATGGCCCGTTGTTCGGCCTTTCGACAATCAACGCTCTGGCTTCACAAGCACGCTGATGAGCGAACAGACAGATTGAAATTGGGAGGGATTCACCGAGCTCAGCCGTTTAGCCATCACTTTGAGAAGGGGGCGTATCACCAGTATTTCATCGCTGGCTGGGCTCACTTGTCGCGACCACTGAAGATTGCCGAGTACGAAAAACTTAGAGACTGGAAAGCTACAAGACAAGATGTGGGCAGTTCAGATCACGACagcggtgatggaggaggaggagggtgtggttTTGCATGCGCAGCTGGTGTAGCGGCGGCTGGAGCGGCATGTACTGGAGCGGCCGGAGATCTTGGAGATACCTGCGGGAGTGGATGCGTAAGTAGCTGTGGGAGTTcaggtggaggtgatggaggtgatggcggtggatgtggag from Podospora pseudoanserina strain CBS 124.78 chromosome 2, whole genome shotgun sequence includes the following:
- a CDS encoding hypothetical protein (EggNog:ENOG503P7FV), translated to MTSLLSRILPAATQSASSSSGSHVTDAPEVPRVQIGPAANHLRDAMMVMYWAGVRRELPHILQTLRKWRTRDEYSTSVHPDEEDRYIHGYETFLDQVNHTSRGFSDRYRKLPKLRDPAEERDVDRVPTYSEALEDRGWDIYSELQSSSIRRSIMMDLQDREVKREDVVHRRARMLLQSAQFLDMDKIIEYRDPEALITFWKQPTPSQVTVSSYDEGHMPILVPQACDSCSQAIRGSIFRNIKTDQMMCEGCYRRDFYGHKDITKVYKQCCLRRAVSADDSQEICSCIDVPRRHGDGQLRNLFPVNNDLSNPEQHLNTAGVHGKIRCGLYELTDMAAEAKFASCRNRGTSLTLGKAKREGRYNRPRRVNNISGENPEGKFKTTEFGASFGTTTKGTEDIPFYLNDIVNDYPYGNVHMALRIGPLVIENGVSKTHGGVLITSRDPPNLHALRDPSEDIRHSLLVTGQADRTLYSQQRPRAPKRYKAMLKQVAGGVFCGFFEQEAEEQIIDTLMKESLRLVDNGISVTEKNTLMDSAVNRLMALLKPYLGPRIEVYIDSIVAKLLDPNVNLRWSFSNNNCQTFVDNIIDRSLFGSLFAPHGPSNVEQESANMPYPLYLMSFVCRPGAYVPQRARSKYDVPNGLTEEYLLKFRYGRHEESDIADALSEYWYDWGAFDGPLYPYQDLFPWDCTEAFNRYPVTCGSECNISKHVWAFPFDSWSLITLHLSRPRNMYPHNGFPADDLGTPSLLHNPLSNLTKLGSATMSDNSWFKNRLAILLAQDTLLSAAAAMARCSAFRQSTLWLHKHADERTDRLKLGGIHRAQPFSHHFEKGAYHQYFIAGWAHLSRPLKIAEYEKLRDWKATRQDVGSSDHDSGDGGGGGCGFACAAGVAAAGAACTGAAGDLGDTCGSGCVSSCGSSGGGDGGDGGGCGGCGGCGG